DNA sequence from the Micromonas commoda chromosome 7, complete sequence genome:
agcctccgcctcctcgtagCTCATCAgttcgggcggcggcacccgTAAGTCGAaatcctcggcgccgcggaggcccgTGAACcacgcctcgcgtcgctccaGCCACTCGTCGGACAGCGCTTGGGACGCCCTCagcatcgcctcgagcggcggcatGACCCTCGCGACCAGGACGGACAGCCTATCGCCCGcagcgtccgcggcgccgacgcccgcgttgCCGGTGCCGAGTGAATCGGGCAGCGCGGAGAGCAGGTTGAGGCACGCGAACAGCCACGGGGGTTTCTGCTTCCAAAAGGCGGTGACGCTCGATAAGACGTGTCGAACCACGGAGCACAgcgccgtggcggcggcgtcgcgctgctcAGCCTCGGGGACGAGCACTTCTTTCGCGTCCCTCGAGTCCGGgtcgtcgaggtgcgcgtAGCCGTCGACGTTGATGCCGAGCTCCTTTGCGAGCGCGTCCCAGTCGAACTTTCTCTTCTCCCCATCGGTTGCCGGCTGCTGCGACATGGGTCCGCCGGCtgtgtcgacgtcgccgggaaTTGGTCCCCCCTTTTTGTCGTGGCtcgccgccttgacgaggagcgcggagaGGGACTTGAGGCGCTtctcctcgcccccgcgcgggttccgcgggtcgtcgtcgagccagTCCCTGAGGCGCTTCAGGCCAACGCCCGGCTTGTAGCACCTCCATCGCGTGGGCCAGTCGCCAAactctccggcggcggcgatgcgcttgTCCTTAGCCTTGCCGCGGAGGATGCACGCGCGGGACTTGGCGGCCACCTGCTTGACGCGgagctcagccttggccctggccgccgcctccttggcctcgacggcgtcgtcgttggcgtcgtcggcggcttcttcagccttgagcttggcctcctcctccctctcctcctcctcctccttgcgTCGCTCATCCGTCTCCGTTTGGGAGGGTTCCTCCAGGAAGACCAtgttcgcccccgcggcgcctccgaggACGAAGTACCTCCTGCCGGTTTCGTCCCTGGCGATCGGCCGGGATCTGAGGTACACCGCCCTGTCCGCCGCTTTGCCGCACCACTCAATCAGTGACTCGGCCCAATCCGGGCGGGTCGGCCCAACCCGCGCGGGcttcttggccgcctccgcgtccgccgcctccttctcgaccgccgcgtccgcgtccgcgggatCGTTGGGCGTTACACCGTTTTCGGGCGTTACGCCGTTTTCATCcccgggcgccgtcgtcgcgattGACGAAATttgcgcgacgtccgcgggcggcttGGGCCTCGCCTtgctcggcgcgaggcgaagctTCCCGAGCCTGTGCGCGGCGTGCAAGTCGTCCACGCGGTCGCGGAGGTAGCTCCCGAACGTCTCGTTAtcgcacgcgacgcacgcgagcgccgcggcgagggcgacccgCTCCGCCGGTcgaagcgccgccgccgcggcgacgccgtcgccggtggcggaTTTGGAcagcacctccgccgcggcggtggcgccgacgcgcacagCCTCGGAGGGCCACGAGTTacccgacgcgccgtcgattCCCTGCGAGTACACGCTGAGCGTGACGCCGACCCTCTCTGCCCAGTCCAGCATTCGCAAATCGTCGGGTTCCTCGAGCTTGGAGACGGACTTGGAcatcgcgggggcgacgagtCTACGCGCGCCAAAGCCGGCGGGACCGTACCCCTCCGCAACcctgacgagcgcgacgcacaCGTCGCGaaccagcgccgcgtcggagggCCGGAcccccgcgaacgacgcgtcaCCATCCGTCGTCTCGGAGGTAGCTCCGGTTCCATCCGGTCTCGGTTCCAGAAACGCTCGAGCGAATCGCCACCACGGGCAGGGCGGGAGCTTGAGGTACCCGCCGTGGGTCTGCGTCAGGTCCCACAGCGTGAGCGTCTCGTTGATGAGCGCGTGCGGAGCGCCGTACGCGTCCgggacgacgccctccgcgggcggcggcggcgcggtgcggggTTCTCGCGGGGGAAGatccgccatcgcgagcctcgccttTTCAATCTGAGACAACGGTTTGTTGGTGTTGATGGGcacacccgcggcggcgcgcttggCGTTCTCCCgttcgcgcagcgcggcgcgctgcgcggcgcgcgcggcgttggaccgcgcgcgcctctccgccaccgcctcctccttccgcGTCTTGGCTAGAATCGTTCGGAGGTCATCGACGCACGCGGGTCGAGCCAAGAGTTCCCCGGGCACCAACCCGCCGCTCTTTCGCAAACCCTCGatctgcgccgcgacgaacgcggcgtcctccatcACGGCGCGTCGGGTGTACCGCAACGGTGTCTGCTCCGCGGTGCGCTCCGCGGCATCCCCGGCGGCTCtgatcgcgccgcccgttAAACCGCgatccctcgccgccttctccgcctccgccctcgccgcctctctcgccgccacgttcgccgcgtgcgcgccccGGAACGTCGGATCCAGCAGGTCTCCCTCCACGACATcgcacgccgccatcgcgtccagcgcggcgtcgcacgagAGATCAAAGTTTTGCCGAAgtttcgcggcgacggcgcggacgaaaCGCGTTCGTCGTTGGATCCCGGCAAAGGTGCGTAGGTACGCGGGGGAGGGGTTGCCGAGCCTGTACCACGCGCGCAACGTGACGAGCCACACGCACGGTGGGTCGGCGTACGACACGGTCCAGTCGAGCACCTCGGAGAGCTTGAGCGGGTGCGGCGGTTTGTCCAGCGGGGTCATTGCTTTCGAGCCCGAGAGGACTTCGTGGGGGCGAtcgtgctcgccgcccaCCACCTTGCGCGCCTtgccgaagacgacgacgttggcGATCCGGCTGGTCTCGAGCCCGACCATcttgccctcgtcgcgcttgTCCCTGATCTCGAAGTCTGCGTCGAGTCGAATCGGGGCGGGGGATGGATGTTCGGTGAGGGAGGGGTCCGCGGATCTTGGGCGGGAAAGCGGCGAGATCGCGCGTGAAAGATTCTGGGGAAGAggcggggacggacgcgatGCGGGGTTgagagcgcccgcgcccggggcgctCACGCACCGTCGAGGAGTCGCAGCGATAACGTCGTTCCCGGCACCTCCGGGAACCTGATCTGATCCTTGGGGACCTCCACCTTGACGGGCGTGTCCGCCGCCCCGTTCGCCTCGGCTCCGGGctgcgacgcggacggcggttCGCCCTTTACCGCGCCGGGAGCCACGGGCCCATCGCCCGCCGGATCCGCCACG
Encoded proteins:
- a CDS encoding ARID/BRIGHT DNA binding domain protein (Predicted AT-Rich (Arid domain) Interaction Domain Protein. ChromDB ID: ARID20101), with the translated sequence MSQIGVVADPAGDGPVAPGAVKGEPPSASQPGAEANGAADTPVKVEVPKDQIRFPEVPGTTLSLRLLDDFEIRDKRDEGKMVGLETSRIANVVVFGKARKVVGGEHDRPHEVLSGSKAMTPLDKPPHPLKLSEVLDWTVSYADPPCVWLVTLRAWYRLGNPSPAYLRTFAGIQRRTRFVRAVAAKLRQNFDLSCDAALDAMAACDVVEGDLLDPTFRGAHAANVAAREAARAEAEKAARDRGLTGGAIRAAGDAAERTAEQTPLRYTRRAVMEDAAFVAAQIEGLRKSGGLVPGELLARPACVDDLRTILAKTRKEEAVAERRARSNAARAAQRAALRERENAKRAAAGVPINTNKPLSQIEKARLAMADLPPREPRTAPPPPAEGVVPDAYGAPHALINETLTLWDLTQTHGGYLKLPPCPWWRFARAFLEPRPDGTGATSETTDGDASFAGVRPSDAALVRDVCVALVRVAEGYGPAGFGARRLVAPAMSKSVSKLEEPDDLRMLDWAERVGVTLSVYSQGIDGASGNSWPSEAVRVGATAAAEVLSKSATGDGVAAAAALRPAERVALAAALACVACDNETFGSYLRDRVDDLHAAHRLGKLRLAPSKARPKPPADVAQISSIATTAPGDENGVTPENGVTPNDPADADAAVEKEAADAEAAKKPARVGPTRPDWAESLIEWCGKAADRAVYLRSRPIARDETGRRYFVLGGAAGANMVFLEEPSQTETDERRKEEEEEREEEAKLKAEEAADDANDDAVEAKEAAARAKAELRVKQVAAKSRACILRGKAKDKRIAAAGEFGDWPTRWRCYKPGVGLKRLRDWLDDDPRNPRGGEEKRLKSLSALLVKAASHDKKGGPIPGDVDTAGGPMSQQPATDGEKRKFDWDALAKELGINVDGYAHLDDPDSRDAKEVLVPEAEQRDAAATALCSVVRHVLSSVTAFWKQKPPWLFACLNLLSALPDSLGTGNAGVGAADAAGDRLSVLVARVMPPLEAMLRASQALSDEWLERREAWFTGLRGAEDFDLRVPPPELMSYEEAEAAVANAAAVAAEAIEFSTTDEALDCAVKLSVARSARLLATLCAAIKNDPHRLTHDGFLAATPPAAHPGIAACRPGATVALLRKGMKLTRDRYLDPRATPEGWIPLKELRPVERAVVRAVAYRGGIPAPPGADYAGTPPCCWVLLELLDPPLEQVARGSRWRKPEATPSSFGGPRLVSAPVFAGGEIADYIIDWDRYDKSANRPWSKGARIVMEFDDGTVDVDAPGAVQIIAPQPLQPLQPPAAANPEGSPADGAGDPAAPAPMEVDGATPTPAAAVNVNVNVPPGELIPGKTGIIMGENGKEFWLGRVHRVRGGDDPWENTMVVFDSDPDGDEPMWVCPWEIELAPEKYQPKEDPAAIGAATGAADDDDDDERSAENQLKVDTGTEIAERLGWPHGVAAAREEFNNWRMTAAGVERLPRAPTFAGAELDLYKVLVEVMCRGGYELVTNEKRWKTIAKLACPGKDLTTQTSASFALRTNYQRFLLDVERWLWENADTLGPRPDAFTPAEYDGEHAEYDADGAVGGAAAANSAKVTFTMNKKYEGDDDGDESEKASDEGDEGAPEGEEDYVADEDSDDGDDEDEDDDDDSDEDFKMV